A DNA window from Mycobacterium sp. IDR2000157661 contains the following coding sequences:
- a CDS encoding acyl-CoA dehydrogenase family protein encodes MHFNLSKEQELLRDGLTKFLSTRYDLEKSRTAAKTGAGWQPDIWAGFASELGILGAALPEEVGGIGGGPVEVMVIAEALGFALVVEPYVDTVVVAGGLLHRAGGEVATALLERVVEGSAVVALAATEAATGDDWAQATTTAERDGDEWVLRGGKIVAASAPLASHLLVTARTDTGISLFLVEADSAPTGLQAHHYRTIDDRRASDLVLDGLRLPGRSLLGEEGGAWPSLARARDEGAAAICSEAVGCMRKVVADTVDYAKQRHQFGQSIGSFQALQHRMVDMYMELEQAVAATYLAVLHLEAEADVRARTVSAAKATIGRAARLIGQEAVQLHGGMGMTEELAIGHYFKRLTALQYEFGTTDQHVARYAELTRP; translated from the coding sequence ATGCACTTCAACTTGAGCAAGGAACAGGAACTGCTGCGCGACGGCCTGACCAAGTTCCTGTCGACACGCTACGACTTGGAGAAGAGCCGGACCGCGGCCAAGACCGGCGCCGGCTGGCAGCCCGACATCTGGGCCGGCTTCGCCAGCGAGCTCGGCATCCTCGGCGCCGCGCTGCCCGAAGAGGTCGGCGGCATCGGCGGTGGACCCGTCGAGGTCATGGTGATCGCCGAGGCGCTGGGTTTCGCGCTGGTGGTCGAACCCTATGTCGACACGGTGGTGGTCGCGGGCGGGCTGCTGCACCGCGCCGGCGGTGAGGTCGCCACCGCGCTGCTCGAGCGCGTCGTAGAGGGCTCGGCCGTGGTGGCGCTCGCGGCCACCGAGGCGGCGACGGGCGACGACTGGGCGCAGGCGACGACCACGGCCGAACGCGACGGCGACGAGTGGGTGTTGCGGGGCGGCAAGATCGTCGCAGCGAGTGCGCCGTTGGCCTCGCACCTGCTGGTGACCGCGCGCACCGACACCGGCATCTCGCTGTTCCTGGTCGAAGCCGATTCGGCCCCAACGGGTCTGCAGGCCCACCACTACCGCACCATCGACGACCGCAGGGCGTCGGACCTGGTGCTCGACGGTCTGCGCCTGCCCGGCCGTTCGCTGCTCGGCGAGGAGGGTGGGGCATGGCCTTCGCTGGCGCGGGCCCGCGATGAGGGCGCGGCCGCCATCTGCAGCGAAGCGGTCGGATGCATGCGCAAGGTGGTGGCCGACACCGTCGACTACGCCAAGCAGCGCCATCAATTCGGTCAGTCGATCGGCAGCTTCCAAGCGTTGCAGCACCGCATGGTCGACATGTACATGGAACTCGAGCAGGCTGTCGCGGCCACCTACCTCGCAGTGCTCCACCTCGAGGCGGAGGCCGACGTCCGGGCCAGGACGGTGTCGGCGGCGAAGGCCACGATCGGGCGCGCTGCGCGATTGATCGGGCAGGAGGCGGTACAGCTGCACGGCGGCATGGGCATGACCGAGGAACTGGCGATCGGCCACTACTTCAAGCGTCTGACCGCTCTGCAGTACGAATTCGGCACCACCGACCAGCACGTGGCGCGCTACGCGGAGCTGACCAGGCCGTGA
- a CDS encoding TetR/AcrR family transcriptional regulator, with product MTANTTPRRPANGKQVRADRTRAMVIDETVRCVIEEGFAAASAKHITERAGVTWGVIQYHFGDRDGLLMAVVDRGFVDLQASLREVEPKLGSHSGRARTELMVNAVADAFLSATSIAALEILIATRSSRGDVDQRHLLDLFATLTDLGRYLAEGVEPDRADVVGNLMWTTLMGTMVAKMSVPGPVDVTRELRALTDVITAYLEQAHGA from the coding sequence GTGACAGCGAACACGACGCCGCGCCGACCGGCGAACGGCAAGCAGGTCCGCGCCGATCGGACCAGGGCGATGGTCATCGACGAGACGGTCCGCTGCGTCATCGAAGAGGGCTTCGCCGCGGCGAGCGCCAAGCACATCACCGAACGTGCGGGCGTGACGTGGGGAGTAATCCAGTATCACTTCGGTGACCGCGACGGGTTGTTGATGGCCGTCGTCGACCGTGGTTTCGTTGACCTGCAGGCAAGTCTGCGCGAGGTGGAACCGAAGCTTGGCTCGCATTCCGGGCGCGCCAGGACGGAGTTGATGGTCAACGCGGTCGCTGATGCGTTCCTGAGCGCGACGTCGATTGCGGCCCTTGAGATCCTGATCGCGACCCGGTCCAGCCGCGGCGACGTCGACCAGCGTCATCTGCTGGACCTGTTCGCCACTCTCACCGACTTGGGTCGTTATCTCGCCGAGGGAGTGGAGCCCGACCGTGCCGACGTCGTCGGCAATCTGATGTGGACGACGCTGATGGGCACCATGGTGGCGAAGATGTCCGTGCCGGGACCGGTCGACGTCACCCGCGAACTGCGCGCGCTGACCGATGTCATCACGGCATATCTGGAGCAGGCGCACGGTGCCTGA
- a CDS encoding TetR/AcrR family transcriptional regulator, with the protein MVQRDWLVGGDRRETAAERIYAAATDIIVRDGLAAFDIDALAARVHCSRATVYRHVGGKAEIRDAVLVRAAADIVETVRRAVDGLSGAERIGEAIAVALTQIRTHPLGKQMITSLRGGQAMTWLTESPIVAGFAVDLNGLTDDDTEAAQWILRVLMSLLYWPVDSPSTERQVIDRFVLPAFAERRAP; encoded by the coding sequence GTGGTTCAGCGGGACTGGCTCGTCGGTGGTGACCGCCGGGAGACGGCCGCCGAACGTATCTACGCAGCGGCGACCGACATCATCGTCCGCGACGGATTGGCCGCCTTCGACATCGACGCGCTCGCCGCACGGGTGCACTGTTCCCGCGCGACGGTCTACCGCCATGTCGGCGGCAAGGCCGAGATTCGCGATGCCGTCCTGGTCCGGGCCGCGGCCGACATCGTCGAGACCGTGCGGCGAGCCGTCGACGGACTCAGCGGCGCGGAGCGGATCGGGGAGGCAATCGCCGTCGCGCTCACTCAGATTCGAACTCATCCGCTCGGTAAGCAGATGATCACCTCACTTCGCGGCGGTCAGGCGATGACGTGGCTCACCGAGTCGCCGATCGTGGCGGGATTCGCGGTCGATCTCAACGGCTTGACCGACGACGACACCGAGGCCGCGCAGTGGATTCTGCGTGTGCTGATGTCGTTGCTGTACTGGCCCGTCGACAGTCCCTCCACTGAACGTCAGGTCATCGATCGCTTCGTGCTACCCGCGTTCGCCGAGCGACGCGCACCGTGA
- a CDS encoding cytochrome P450, with translation MTLPRDRLGLALFDDTYIQDPYPLYDRMLAAGPVHPIGDSGFHAVSSWQAVNDVIARPEDFSSNLTATMTYQNGKVGAFPMGELGGDMQVLATADDPAHAAHRKLLVPQLSVRRIMALEPFIEETTDRLWKEGAQGGRIEWMSAVANRLPMMIVARLIGVPDVDVDQLVRWGYASTQVVEGLVGPDELGAAGVAVMELSEYINAHFQRAAVEPRNNLLGALVTARAANQLSEIGALAMMITLFSAGGESTASLIGSAAHVLATRPDVQRRVRDDQELLGGFLEEVLRYEPPFRGHYRHVVRDTTLSGVHLEAGSRLVLLWGAANRDPAHFEAPDEFRLERPKSHGHISFGKGAHFCVGAALARLEAKIVIGQLLKRTSAISAADTGRWLPSLLVRRLERLELAVT, from the coding sequence GTGACACTGCCACGGGACCGACTCGGACTCGCGTTGTTCGACGACACCTACATTCAGGATCCGTATCCGTTGTACGACCGGATGCTGGCCGCAGGCCCCGTGCACCCGATCGGCGACTCGGGCTTTCACGCCGTCTCCAGCTGGCAGGCGGTCAACGACGTCATCGCCCGACCGGAAGACTTCTCGTCCAACCTCACCGCGACGATGACCTACCAGAACGGCAAGGTCGGCGCCTTCCCGATGGGCGAGCTCGGCGGCGACATGCAAGTCCTCGCAACGGCGGACGACCCCGCCCACGCCGCGCACCGCAAGTTGTTGGTGCCGCAACTGTCGGTCCGGCGGATCATGGCGCTCGAACCGTTCATCGAAGAGACCACCGACCGCCTGTGGAAAGAGGGCGCGCAGGGCGGGCGCATCGAATGGATGTCGGCGGTCGCCAACCGGTTGCCGATGATGATCGTCGCGCGCCTGATCGGGGTGCCCGACGTCGACGTCGACCAACTGGTTCGGTGGGGCTACGCGAGTACCCAGGTCGTCGAGGGGCTCGTCGGGCCCGACGAACTCGGCGCGGCCGGTGTCGCGGTGATGGAGCTCTCCGAGTACATCAACGCGCATTTCCAACGTGCCGCGGTGGAGCCCCGAAACAACCTGCTTGGCGCTCTCGTGACGGCCCGCGCCGCGAACCAACTGAGCGAGATCGGCGCGCTCGCCATGATGATCACCCTGTTCAGCGCCGGAGGCGAGTCGACTGCGTCGTTGATCGGCTCGGCGGCACACGTCCTGGCGACGCGACCGGATGTTCAACGCCGGGTCCGCGATGACCAGGAGCTGCTGGGCGGTTTCCTCGAGGAGGTGCTGCGCTACGAACCCCCGTTCCGTGGCCACTACCGTCACGTCGTGAGGGACACGACCCTGAGCGGTGTCCATCTGGAGGCGGGATCTCGCCTGGTGCTGCTGTGGGGTGCCGCCAACCGGGACCCCGCGCACTTCGAGGCGCCTGACGAGTTCCGGCTCGAGCGCCCGAAGAGTCACGGCCACATCAGCTTCGGCAAGGGCGCGCATTTCTGCGTTGGCGCGGCGCTGGCCCGGCTGGAAGCCAAAATCGTGATCGGCCAACTACTCAAGCGCACGTCGGCGATCAGCGCCGCCGACACCGGCAGGTGGCTGCCCAGCCTGCTGGTGCGACGCCTGGAACGCCTCGAGCTCGCCGTCACCTGA